GTAGAAGCAATGCCACCGAGAGCCAGAATGATTGATATTACAGTGAGTATCATTGGTTAAAAAATACCAAACTAGGACTTGCGCAGTCGGCGCATTTCTTCGTTGCCTCCTCCTTGCTCCTGCGGTGTAGCATCTAACTACACCTTAGTCACAAGCCTCTCTTGCGCCTCGAACTGCACTCAACTGCGCAAGTCCTACAGACGCTATTCGATAGAGAGAGCTGTCCACTGTTCTTATGCCTAGGAAAGACCTGCCTACTTATTGATATTGAGATCAGGATACTTGGCAAAAATCGAGCCAAGCGCGTTTTTCACAATCTGACCAGAAAGTTCGACATATTGATCCACCAAATTTTGTAATGTCTCTTTTGGATTATCTCCAACTCCCGTAACCTTGCCATCATTGTCAACCATAAGACCGGAAACACTGCGGGCCTTGAGTATCGCTATTTCAGGACCGAGAATGACAATTTGTTTTTTAATTATCTCGCTAATGAGAGCGCTATATTGTTCTTTTTCGTTCATAGGTTTATTTGAGTTAACGTTAAATAAAAATTATCTTACATTGCTTTTTTTGAGAAAGATATCAAGCACCATGCCGCGTAGCTTAAACCAATTGCGGAAATAACTAGGAAGATTTTCTCAATTCCCTCGCCTGTTGCGCTTGTAACATCTACTACTTTCCAGCTTTCAAAGAGTAACTCCCAAACATGTTGAAGGCCGAATGCCCAAATAGCAACAATCATCGGATTTGCGATTGCGCGCCCTATCATACCGAGCTTCTTTTTTGCGCTCAACAGGTATGACCCCACAGCGAACGCGAAGACAAATGCAATAAAATGATGCAGTCCAAAAACCCCAAAAACAGAAGAGTCGTAGGCAACAACGATGGAATCAGCCGATTTTGGAATGATGAAGAGAACCGCAAAGACCAGCACCGCGACTACTGCCCATGTTTTCTCAGCGCCTATCTTCACACCCTGATTCGGCGACGTTTCAACATTTCCAAGACCGACAAGCAACTTGAGACCGTGAAAGTAGAAGATAAAGGCCATATAAAACATCAGGTGCCACCAGATATCCATTGACGCGCTTCCGATGCCAAAAAATTCTCCTCCTAATTTTTGAAAAATCGTAATAACAAAGAATATTCCCGTTCCAATAAATATGTAAGAAAAAATGGATCCAAGTGTGGATTTTCCAAATCTTTTGACCGCAAAAAACATAGTGATTGAAGCGACGAGAAAACCGATTGATGAAATATAATATCCGAGAGTGATGAGAGATTCGAGAGTGCTCGACCCCTCTCCGTCAGCCGCGAACGCAACTATAGGGAAAGTTGCGAGCGCCGAAACTGCCCCGACGATAATTTTATTCAATGATATTTTCATATGTAAAGTTCAAAAAAACTTAGATTTATCTTCTAGTAATTCCATTTATATTATACCACACCCCTTACTAGCGAAAATCAGCAGATACTAAGGGTTATCCACACCCCAAACGAAATGAGTTTACAATCTCTTTCCTATGCGTTTTCGGTATACGGAAAAAATAAGAAGTACGTTAACAATCAGAAGACAAATTTGAAAAGCCGAGTTTTCGATATTCCAAACAGGTATTGAGGGAAGAACTAGGAGAACTGCTACTAGACTTGCGATGTAGGTGAGCCCCGTTTCGGTTTCGGGATTTACCCATGCTTTTCGGATTGTTGGGAGCGCCGCCAATCCATCGCCCAGTGCCGCAAGTAAAATTGCTATGCGAGGAGAATCAATTCCTAGCCAGAGGGCAAATGCGAGAAGCGAGCACACCCCGCACAAAATATCGAAAATTGCTAATTTCCAATAACTTTTCGGATTGAAAAAAGAAGAAACAAAAACTATGAGCGGGATAAAACCTGCAAGAAAAATTCGGCTCGTTGCCCAAGGATCCGCATGGGCGGAGAGCGCTGCCACAGTGCCGACAAGCGGGGCAAGCGCCCACATGAACCATGTCACCCGATTCGGTTTAGTCTTCCCCCGAATGGTGTCGCGGATGTACGCAGTCGCACCTGCAAGACTCACAAGGACGCTTAGCACTACGAGCCAGTGGACAAATGAGATTTCAATTATCATGGTAAAGTAGTGTGAAAGTTTTTAAGCTACTCCCTATTTTCATATGCGCGAACTAGTGGACGAAGCGGGAACTGCTATCCAAACCCACAATGATTATATTTATCTACCTAATTTAGAACAGAAAGCAATGCCTCGAGAGAAGATTTCTCACTAGAAATATTGGGATTTACTGCTCTTAACTCGCGCAGAACTGTATCAATCTTTCCGTCAATAAGAGTCCATTCTTTTGCATCTTTTGGCTTTAATCTCGCCTGCGCGGTGTCCCATTCGTATTCCAAATCTCCTATACGAGTTTTAGCGCCTGACTGATCTCCTACATTCAGCTTGTTAAGTGTATCTTGAGTAATAGTACGAAATAGAGAAAGATCTCCAAGTGATGAAACTGGTTTATTTGACTGCACTGAAGTTCCCACACCCAACACACTTTCTTGTAATTTAGTTTTCTGTATCTGGTATCCTATCCCCCCAAATAAAAGAAAGATAAGACCGACAACAATAGTTTGCCATAAACCACCTTTCTCTTTTATTTCTTCATCATTCTTTGAGGTATTTGTGATGACATCTCTTTTGGTAATGGAAAGATAAGTTACTATTCCTATAATTCCAAGGATAAAAATTGCACTTGTGGCGGTAACACCGAGCCCAAGTCCGCCGTGATTTCTTGTTTGTGAGAGATAGTCGCCAATCGAAGCGCCGAGCGGGCGGGTCATAATGTAAATAATCCAAAATGAGAGAACGGAATTAAGCCTAAAGTTCCAAGCAACCCCCGTAACAGCGATTACTGATGCTACTATGATTCCTGTCATCAAATATCCGAGCGCAAGGCCTTCGGACATTAAATCACCTGAAGCTGTTCCAAGCGCAAATGTAAAAAGAATAGCAAGCCAATAAAATACTTCTCTGCGGGTCGTAAAAATAGAGTGCACAGAAAGTGTTTTCTCCTTAACATACCAGACAATAAAAGTAACACCTAGAAGGACGGAGAAAATTATTGTGCTCGTTTCCAGAGGCACACCGATTCTATCGGTAAGATTGTCAGTTATTAAAGTCCCAAACACACTTACCAGCGCTACGGTAATCCAGTAAATAGTCGGAATATATTTCTTAGATCTAAATTGAAAAATAAACGCAACTATAAGTAAAACACCAGTGATAACAGATGTGCCAGTAAGACCGAGATTAAGATTGACATTGAGAAAGTCAGCGGCGGTTTCACCTATAGTTGTACAGAGTATTTTAATAATCCAGAAATACAAAGTAACTTCTGGAACTTTGTTTAGCATTTTCACTACTAAACTTGAATCTTTGTTTTGATTAAACATATCCATGCGCACAACTATACCACAGTTCAGGTCCACTACACCCGCTTCGCCCTTTGAAGTTTTAACGAAAGAGGGTGGACTTTTCGTGTCTTAAAATAGGGCTAAAAACTTGGCGCGAACTAGCGGACGAAGTGGAAACCAGAATACGAGGGAATGGTGGGGATATTTATATACCTGATTTCTGCAAAAAATTAACTATAGCATAGTATCAGATTTACTTTATTGGTAGCGGCCAGAATACTCCGAGGGCTTCCCGCGGGCATGGACGATCGGCAAACTTTATTATTTAAAAACTAATAGGTGTATAATGAGGTATTATTATTTAACTATTTTTCATATGACAAACGAGAAAAAAGTAGAGTGGATTTTAAGAATTGGTGTCGCCGGTGAATTTTTTGGTCACGGAGTCTTTGCTGTTATGGGAAAAGCTGATTGGATAAAGTGGACAGAACAATTGACTGGGCTTGATACGGCAACAGCTACGACATTTATGCTTGTGGTAGGAATAGTGGATATTTTATTAGCAACTTTAGTACTCATAAAACCAATCAAACCAATTCTGCTGTGGATGACCTTCTGGGGTTTCTGGACTGCTCTTGTGAGGCCACTAGTAGGTTTGCCTATTTGGGATTTCGTAGAGCGTTTTGCAAACTGGGCAGCACCTTTGGCGCTTTATTTCTTTTACAGAAGCAAGAATAAATAAATTACCAAAAACTTGGCGCGGACTAGTGGACAAAGTTGCCTGCCCGTCCGAAGCTTCAGCGAAGGCGGGGGAACTACGATTATGTCTACAACACATACTCCCAGCCTGGTTGCCAAGATTTAGTTTTTCTCCAATCTTCATCCAAAGCTTCCCTCCAAGTTTTACCATTAAGCAATACATCCAATGAAAGTTGGGGTGCTTTGTGGGACACAATCGCAACACTTTTCCCATCATAATTCTTTTTCAAAAACTCGAGAAAATCAGCGACCCGAGTTTTGACATCTTCATAGCTTTCACCATCTGGAAACTTTTTTAAAATACATTCTTCTTCCTGCATAGGCTCTATAATTGAAGAAGAGCCCCCGTTTAGTTTTCCATAGTTGCATTCTCGCAATCTCTCGTCGGGAATAATTGTGTAAACCCCTTCCCAGGCCAGCTTTGCAGATTTAACGGCGCGCTTTAAATCAGAGCAGAAAATTACGTCAAATTTTTTATCTTGAGTCTTTTCTTTCAAATCTATTGATTGTTGTATTCCGAGTGGGGAAAGCTCTACATCAGACCAACCCGACGAAATTTCTTTTTCGTTGTCTATTGAAGTGCCGTGCACGAAATATGTAATCTTCACAGACATATCAAAATAGTATCACAGTTCGAGCACGACACCTGCTTCGCCCTTTGAAGTTTTAACGAAAGAGGGTGAATTTTCTGTGTCCTATTTATTAGCTAAAACCGATGCGCGGACTAGTGGACGAAGTGAGAACTGCTATACAACAGCATAATGGTTATATTTATATACCTAACTTAAGCAGATAGTTTGCCTTTTAATACATCCAAGACCTTACTTATGCCATCTTTACCTCCTGACCATATATTTGGACTTTTATCCATTGAATCTAAAATGTCCTCTGCCATCATCCACTTAATTTCTTGGACTTCACCATCATTAAATTTCAAAGTGGCTATATTGCCCTCAAACCTATAATAGAAAGAATGAGTAAATTCTCTATTGGGATCATGGTCTCTTTTATACACCTCTCCTTGAATTAAATCACCTTGTTCTAATTCTAAGCCGACTTCTTCCATGAGTTCATCCTTTATTGCATCTTCAATGCTCCCCCCACTTTTTATATGACCACCAAATCTTGTATCCCAACAGTTAGGATGTAAATCTTTATCCTTAGAGCGTAAATGAACTAAAAATTCTATTTTATCGTTTATTTTTTTAAATAGGTAAATGTGAACAGTTCTATGCCAAAAACCCGTTGAATGGATAACTGAGCGTAGTTCTCGTTCACCAGTTAAGTCATTGCTTTCGTCTACTAAGTCTAGATATTCGTCTGCCATAATTTTATTATAGCAGTTCCACCGTCCAATAGACCAGCAGAAAAAGTGCCTTCCGTGAGAACTGAAAATGCCATATCAAATATAGATATTATTTAGAAATTTCGCTTTGCGCGGCTCTCGGGTGCTGGTCACAAATATTTTCTCGCCGACGCTCGAAAATTTCGCGACCCCGGCTCACGGTTTTGTCTACTGACAAAACATCGCTCCGCCCGTCAGCACCCAACGTAAGCCGAGTAGTTGGCTTACTTCAGCCGCGCAAGCAAAAAGCCCCATACGGGGCTTTTCCTTGCGCGGCTGATGGGTGCTGACCCCACGGCCTCTCCCGTGCACTTATCCAATATTTTCATAAAGGCGTGGACTATATCTTCACCGTATCCTTCGATAAACTCAAGACTTAGGTGCTCTGGTATCTAGTCTCTACGGTGCCCCTTCTCTTTACTTTTTTTTATAAAGTAAAAATATGGAAGGGTTCCCACGGTATTCGCGTACCCCGATAAAATCAGGGGTTAGCATTCACCGTTATCCCAGAGAGTTTCAATCTGCCGTTTCGACAAAAAGCTGCGTATCCACAGGGGAGTGCTCTACCGTTGAGCTACAGCCGCATTGTATTCTTAACCTCCTTGATTATACATAAAATCACAAAATTTCAAAGAGTCATTTGCCTTAAAAAAAAGGTGCCACCCACGGGCACCTTGTAACTCGAGCCTGTTTCAGAACCGCCAGTTCAAAAGTACCAAACCGGACTGGCTTTCCCTCCGCTCGCCGCCCATCTTGGAGACTGAATAGAGAGCGCGATACTTGAAACCCACATAAGAAATCTTGCTCATTTCGATGAGTTTGAAATTGAAATCGTCCATCACCATCGTTCCCGCAGGATTCTTTTTGGACAGCTCACCCGGGAGACTGTCCCGAAGACTCGGTGGCACAACTGTTTTCACTGGCAGGAGCACCTCAACCACGTGGTTTGTGCGATTTTGCGCCTCTTCCGGATTTGGAATTGGGGCCGGAGGCTGAACCACTTGCTTCACTGTTTTTCTCCGGTATGATTTTTCCGGTGCGTTTTTTTCTTGAGGGACGCTTGCGTCTGCCCCAGCCACCGACAGCAGAGCGCCGACGAGCAGGGATAGTGTTTTCATTTGTTTGACTCGCTTTCGTAGGTTTGTTGATTTCTCTAACAAGTTTTGTACCTGTCCCCCGCACCAAAACAGTTGGTATGAGGGTTGTCCGTGAATCATTTTAGCACTATTCGAAAGTATTGCATTAGTCCAAAAATTTGTGTCGGGGGTGGGATTTGAAACCTACAGTTTCAGTATACCTTTCGTATCGTGCTCGCAAAGCTCCGTGCGATATACTCAAGGTCTTCAAATCCCACCTGCATTGCATGCAGATGCAATGCTCCCTGCCGCCTCACCAAGTTCTGTGTCGGGGGTGGGATTTGAACCCACAGGTCTCCGCTTTATGAATGCGGTGCTTTAACCAGTTTAGCTACCCCGACGTTAGTTCTTAAAATAACATAAGAGGACTCATCATTCAAATAAAGATTCTAGACCTGATAAGGAACCTAAAATTTTGCAATGAATGTCCGCCCCCCTCCTTACTTTTACTCTTAATGTCCCAAAATGTTCATTTTCGTTGGAATATCTTTTTTTACTCTGAGTTTTTATTAGACTTGGCTTTGTAAACTGAGCAGTTGGAATCTTAATCAAATCTGACCAATAGTGCATTACTTCAGCAACTCGTTTTGAATGTATATTATTTATGCTTATCCTTAAAATAAAATCCTGAATAGCTACCTCGTAGAAAGTCTGAAACCATTTAATGATCAATTTAATCATAAAGGGATTGCTATTTGTGAATCCCACTTCATCGTTCCCTCTTTTATATCCCTCTCCCCAATAGAGTGCCAAACCTATAAAAAAGAACTCCTTCTTTGTCAGTTGCCCAATTTCTTTTTTACCTTGCGTTGTCAACTGTTCAACCTTTTTTAATCTTTCAGCCCGTTTTTTTTCTAAAAATTTTAGTATCGCCTTCATTCCGGCTTTCTTTTGTTTTTCTTGAATATAAAGCAATTGTTGCTTTGATAAGACAATGTCTCTGCACCAATATCCGATAGTGCTTTTGCTCACTTTTATCTCTGTTGCGATATCTTGAATACTCAAGCCTTCCCTTCTTAATTTTTGAGCTGCTTCTCTTAGATAAATGTTCGCCATAGATTTGATTGACTATATACAGGTATTGTAACATATGCAACCTGTCTAACAATATTGATTTTAAACCTTTAAAGAGGTATCATACTGAACACTGCGGGGTAGAGAAGCAGTAACTCGCAAGGCTCAATTGGGCTCATAGGAGAGTAATTTCTTATGGATAACTCGTCAAATTCGGTGAAGCCTTCTTCGTAAAATACGAAATGGTAATACCGAGCCAAGCGCAAATTTTGTCCGCTTTAGGCGGTTACAAAATTGGGCGTCCGCCTAAGGCGGGCACTCAATCTTGCAACCACTTGGAGTGGGCAAGATTGGTGAAGGTGTAGAGACTAGACGGCGAGATCCGTTCAATGGAACGGAATAAGGTATAGTCCAGACTCCAAACTCTAATCCGCTTTGCGCGGACGAGATGATGAAAATCATAGTAGTATGCATAACCTTGAGGCGCCCGTGCAATTCGGGCCTCCGCAACAGCAAAAAATAAGACGCTCCTATTGGGGCGTTTTATTTTTGTTGATGTTGCGAGAGGAGCAAGTGAACTGCTTCACTTGCGTCCCGAATTGCAAACCGGAGTCATGTTTTTTCTTAAAAAACAGACGAGGTGGGATCGAGAGTACTTAGACTTTTGGCACACAAGTGACAAAAGACTTAGTAACTCGTGATCAATTCGGGCCTCCGCAACCACGTAAAACAAAAACACTGTCCGTAATGAGGGCGGTGTTTTTGTCACGTGGTTGGTCGCGTGGATGATTGCTTTGCAATCTGCTTTACGCGACAGACCACGTAAAACAAAAACATCGCCCCGCAACGGGCGGTGTTTTTTTGCAAATAAAAAAAGGAGGGGGGTATTTTACCCCTCCCCTCTGCATATTGGTTTTCGCTGAATGATTTGCCAATCCTTTATTTCATCATTCCATACCCATTCATGAAATTCGTAGGAAGAGATGACAGCAGTAGAGAGAATTCTCACTGTATCTTCCCGTTCACAATGAGGCACCGTGACAAATGGAACGGCGGGCGGATTTTTGGGATCTGGTTCGGGCGTATAATACAGACCTACAGAACCTGCCGAGAAACCACATGAGCGGGCCGCCTCAAAAATTCTTTTGAGGACGTCTACCGTCACATTTTCACCTTCATCCGCGTAAATAGATATTGACCAAGAATTCAGCACAACAACAACATGGCTCATAAAAATTCCTCAAAGAACCAATTTCCCCCCTCTAATTTTGCCCTCTGACCAAGCCAGAAACAAAACAGCTCTTCGGGGTGAAGAGCTTCCTTGTTTCTACATTTTCTTGATTCTTGAATCTAGATTCTTGAATCAACCTTATAGACACGAGCAAGATCTCCACCTTGTGTGGAAATAATAATGATACCGATGATAATCCCTATGCTCGTTTTCATTGCCATCTATTATAAATATGGGCAAGAAGTTGTCAATCCTAAACAAAAAAAACCACATGCTTGAAATACTTCAAGTGTGGCTTTGCACTAGTCAGGGAAAATGCCTTTTCCAATTTGGATCGAACTGATTTAGAGCGTCCTCCAAAGCCAGTTCAAGTGCTTCGCAGATATCACTAGATCGGTCCACGCGACCTATCCATCGATATCCAGATCCATCCGCAATCCCAACACAGACTTTAGACTGATGAGCCCTGAAGTCAATGCTGTCCAAATGCAGTTTCAATACCTTCAGTCTGTCTTGTATGTTGTGAGAAATCATACATTTCGCTCCTAGTTTACCTACAGTGTAAAGAACCAATTTCTCCCCGTGACTTTTGTTCCGGCTCTTAGCCAGCGACAAAAAAACTCTTCGGGGTGAAGAGCTTCCTTGTTTCTACATTTTCTTGATTCTTGAATCTAGATTCTTGAATCAACCTTATAGACACGAGCAAAATCTCCACCTTGTGTAAGGAGGCTAAGGAGGAGACCGAGAAGATTGTTGCTCGAAATATTCATTGTCACTATGTTACTTGTAACAAAAAAAATGTCAATCCGCATTTACCTTTCCCGATATGAGAGGTTAGGACGAACCTTATTTTAATTCAAACAAAGAAACTCTTTTTTCGAGTCCAACAAATTCCTTGCGGTCAACTTTAGTTTTCAGAGATTCTTTGATTGTTTTTACATCACTCTTCACGATGGTCATGTCTATTGCTAAATTGCCGATCATTTCCGTATGAGATTTATGAGTTTTAGAATCGTTGCCGAGAATTTCAGAATGTTTAGCGAGAGTTTCAGAATGCTTGTCAAGAGTTTTAGTATGGTTATCGAGAATTTCAGAATGTTTATCAAGAATTTTTGTATGCTTACCAAGAGTTTGCATAATATCAGTATACTGCTCCGCAACGACTTTCACTTTGTCCTGAAAATCTTCCGTAAGCGATCCCACATACCGTCTCATATCTTCATCTGACCTCTTATTTAGAGTATCAATATGTTGCTTTATCTCATCATTATATGGTTTTAAGATTTTTTCAATTTCAGAATTTTTCATGCGTTTTATTATATCCTCACGTATCTTTAATG
The sequence above is a segment of the Candidatus Taylorbacteria bacterium genome. Coding sequences within it:
- a CDS encoding histidine phosphatase family protein, producing MSVKITYFVHGTSIDNEKEISSGWSDVELSPLGIQQSIDLKEKTQDKKFDVIFCSDLKRAVKSAKLAWEGVYTIIPDERLRECNYGKLNGGSSSIIEPMQEEECILKKFPDGESYEDVKTRVADFLEFLKKNYDGKSVAIVSHKAPQLSLDVLLNGKTWREALDEDWRKTKSWQPGWEYVL
- a CDS encoding NUDIX domain-containing protein, whose protein sequence is MADEYLDLVDESNDLTGERELRSVIHSTGFWHRTVHIYLFKKINDKIEFLVHLRSKDKDLHPNCWDTRFGGHIKSGGSIEDAIKDELMEEVGLELEQGDLIQGEVYKRDHDPNREFTHSFYYRFEGNIATLKFNDGEVQEIKWMMAEDILDSMDKSPNIWSGGKDGISKVLDVLKGKLSA